In a single window of the Hydrogenobaculum sp. 3684 genome:
- a CDS encoding alanine--glyoxylate aminotransferase family protein: protein MNCYKSNEKLFTPGPVEIPEEIRAILGAQIIHHRTPEFKQALIDTRTLFKKLISSESENFVFFASSGTGAMEAAVINFFNQGDKVLVLNGGKFAERWLELCKTYGLDVVDFKVEWGETYDKDALKNAIEKENVKGVFIQISETSTATYHDPKFIGNLLKDSDTLLVADAITALGTYDIKPEEDGIDIIVGGSQKSFMLPPGLSMLWFSEKASKRLSPKGYYFNISKELKKQIEGQTAYTPAIPIMLGLKKSLEMILNEGIKNIEKKTTAISKATIKAFEKMGFKAFSKNPSISVSAIETPNTDAEAFRKELLKLGIRTAGGQDKLKGKIFRVSHMGQIDAISTFSVIQAASIVTNTSKDVLEEYINTVKALCVD, encoded by the coding sequence ATGAATTGCTATAAATCCAACGAAAAGCTTTTCACACCAGGTCCTGTAGAGATACCAGAGGAAATAAGGGCTATTTTGGGAGCCCAGATAATACACCATAGAACCCCAGAGTTTAAACAAGCGCTTATAGATACAAGAACCCTTTTTAAAAAGCTTATTTCGAGCGAAAGCGAGAATTTTGTATTTTTTGCAAGCTCTGGTACTGGAGCGATGGAAGCTGCAGTTATAAACTTCTTCAATCAAGGGGATAAAGTACTTGTTTTAAATGGTGGTAAATTTGCTGAAAGATGGCTAGAGCTTTGTAAAACCTATGGGCTTGACGTGGTAGATTTTAAGGTAGAATGGGGGGAGACTTACGATAAAGATGCACTTAAAAACGCTATTGAAAAAGAAAATGTAAAAGGAGTTTTTATCCAAATATCAGAAACCTCCACAGCCACATACCATGATCCTAAATTTATAGGTAATCTTTTGAAAGATTCAGATACTCTTTTGGTGGCTGATGCTATAACAGCTCTTGGCACCTACGATATAAAACCAGAAGAAGATGGTATAGATATAATAGTAGGTGGTTCCCAAAAATCTTTTATGCTTCCACCAGGTCTTTCTATGCTTTGGTTTTCCGAAAAAGCCAGTAAAAGGTTGAGTCCTAAAGGATATTATTTTAACATCTCAAAGGAACTAAAAAAGCAAATAGAAGGTCAAACCGCTTATACACCAGCTATACCTATCATGCTTGGTTTAAAAAAATCGTTGGAAATGATCTTAAATGAAGGGATAAAAAACATAGAAAAGAAAACCACAGCCATATCAAAAGCCACAATAAAAGCCTTTGAAAAGATGGGTTTTAAGGCTTTTAGCAAAAATCCTTCTATATCTGTAAGTGCCATAGAAACACCCAATACGGATGCGGAAGCCTTTAGAAAAGAGCTTTTAAAACTTGGAATAAGAACAGCAGGGGGGCAAGATAAGTTAAAGGGTAAGATTTTTAGAGTATCCCATATGGGCCAAATAGATGCTATATCCACTTTCTCTGTAATACAAGCCGCCTCTATTGTTACAAATACCTCTAAAGATGTGCTGGAAGAGTATATAAATACAGTAAAAGCTTTATGTGTAGATTGA
- a CDS encoding biopolymer transporter ExbD, producing MNLRKKAKIGMSIEERTYVDVVPLVDTLLAVFLFLAILAFQSPMVFLAVKLPQAQTGKKTVVQTMRVEILPNGQYILNGQYVTLTDIQNAIQNTKVNNQPINDLIIEADENTLEKYVVALMDVAKQNGIKNILIATRMKR from the coding sequence ATGAATTTAAGAAAAAAAGCAAAGATAGGCATGTCTATAGAAGAGAGGACGTATGTAGATGTAGTTCCTCTGGTGGATACTCTTTTGGCTGTGTTTTTATTCTTGGCAATCCTTGCTTTTCAATCTCCAATGGTATTTTTAGCGGTAAAACTTCCTCAGGCTCAAACAGGTAAAAAAACCGTTGTACAAACTATGAGGGTTGAAATATTGCCAAACGGTCAATATATACTCAACGGCCAATATGTAACTCTTACAGATATTCAAAACGCCATTCAAAACACTAAAGTAAACAACCAACCTATAAACGACCTCATCATAGAAGCCGATGAAAACACTTTAGAAAAGTACGTAGTAGCTCTTATGGATGTAGCCAAGCAAAACGGCATTAAAAACATCCTCATAGCTACTCGTATGAAAAGATGA
- a CDS encoding ATP-binding protein, which translates to MKYLPIGIQTFRDIIEGGFYYVDKTHFIPKLTSKYYFLSRPRRFGKSLFLDTLKEAFSGNKELFKGLYLYDNWDWEKKYPIIKLDLSQAYPDTEENLIKSLDSFLKAVAKEHQITLEEEILGLRFKELIQKLYEKYNQKVVVLIDEYDKPILDVIEDIEKARRNRDILKKFFEILKPSDPYLKLAFLTGVSRFSKVSIFSGLNQLNDITIDPSFATVCGYTQSELESVFEDRLKDFDKEKIKVWYNGYAWLGESVYNPFDILLLFDKKMFKPYWFETGTPTFLIKMFMKNRYYIPELENLEVGDEILSNLDVDNIRVENLLFQAGYLTIKEFMEEDGVYILSYPNLEVRKSLNNALLFYLDFDASKITKTEFNIRQILKEKNIDKLKDAIYTFFASIPHDWYRKNDIDSYEGFYASIVYALFNGAGLNVIAEDNTNKGQIDLSVFNQDSVYIIEFKVVEDKEEGLALKQIKERRYYEKYMGKYKEIYLIGIEFSKEKKNIVSFEWERV; encoded by the coding sequence ATGAAATATTTACCAATAGGCATACAAACATTTAGAGATATTATAGAAGGTGGTTTTTACTATGTAGATAAAACACATTTTATACCAAAGCTAACGAGTAAATATTATTTTCTATCACGTCCCAGAAGGTTTGGTAAATCTCTTTTTCTTGATACACTAAAAGAAGCATTTTCTGGCAACAAAGAACTATTTAAAGGGCTATATCTGTACGATAATTGGGATTGGGAGAAAAAGTATCCTATTATAAAGCTTGATTTAAGCCAAGCTTATCCTGATACAGAGGAAAATCTTATAAAATCATTAGACTCTTTCCTAAAAGCTGTAGCAAAAGAGCATCAAATAACATTAGAAGAAGAGATATTGGGACTAAGATTTAAAGAGCTCATCCAAAAACTATACGAAAAATACAATCAAAAAGTAGTGGTACTTATAGATGAATACGATAAACCTATACTTGATGTAATAGAAGATATAGAAAAAGCAAGAAGAAATAGAGATATACTAAAAAAGTTTTTTGAGATACTAAAGCCCTCCGATCCTTATCTAAAGCTTGCCTTTCTAACAGGTGTATCGAGGTTCTCAAAAGTATCAATCTTTAGCGGTTTAAACCAGCTAAACGATATAACCATAGACCCAAGCTTTGCCACTGTTTGCGGATATACCCAATCTGAGCTTGAAAGTGTGTTTGAAGACAGATTAAAGGATTTTGATAAAGAAAAGATAAAAGTCTGGTACAACGGCTACGCTTGGCTTGGAGAGAGTGTTTACAATCCTTTTGATATATTGCTTTTGTTTGATAAGAAAATGTTTAAACCTTACTGGTTTGAGACAGGGACACCTACATTTCTTATTAAGATGTTTATGAAAAATAGATACTACATCCCAGAGCTTGAAAACCTTGAAGTAGGAGATGAGATTTTGTCAAACCTTGATGTGGATAATATAAGGGTAGAAAATCTTTTGTTTCAAGCTGGTTATCTTACCATAAAAGAGTTTATGGAAGAAGACGGGGTGTATATACTGTCCTATCCAAACTTAGAAGTAAGAAAAAGCTTAAACAACGCTCTTCTTTTTTATTTAGATTTCGATGCTAGTAAGATAACAAAAACAGAGTTTAATATAAGACAAATTCTTAAAGAGAAAAATATAGACAAACTAAAAGATGCTATATACACATTCTTTGCCAGCATCCCACATGATTGGTATAGAAAAAACGATATAGACTCATACGAAGGTTTTTATGCATCTATCGTATATGCACTTTTCAACGGAGCAGGGCTAAATGTGATAGCAGAAGACAATACAAATAAAGGTCAGATAGATCTAAGTGTCTTTAACCAAGACAGCGTTTATATAATAGAGTTTAAGGTGGTAGAAGACAAAGAAGAGGGTTTAGCTCTAAAACAGATAAAAGAAAGAAGATATTATGAGAAGTACATGGGTAAGTACAAAGAGATCTATCTAATAGGGATAGAATTTAGCAAAGAGAAGAAGAATATAGTTAGTTTTGAATGGGAGAGGGTATAA
- the ndk gene encoding nucleoside-diphosphate kinase, translating to MERTLVIVKPDAFEKGATGAIIDILSKNGLRLLALKMFKFTKEKAEGFYYVHRERGFFAELVEFMCSGPVVAMVLEGENAISKVRELIGPTDSEEARKVAPNSIRALFGTDKGKNAIHASDSKESAFYEIPYIFSSLEIYS from the coding sequence ATGGAAAGGACGCTTGTGATAGTAAAACCAGATGCTTTTGAGAAAGGGGCCACTGGAGCCATTATTGACATACTTTCTAAAAATGGTCTTAGGCTTTTAGCACTCAAAATGTTTAAATTTACCAAAGAAAAAGCAGAAGGCTTTTACTATGTACATAGAGAAAGAGGGTTTTTTGCTGAGCTTGTAGAGTTTATGTGCTCTGGTCCTGTGGTGGCGATGGTTTTGGAAGGTGAAAACGCCATATCAAAAGTAAGAGAGCTAATAGGACCCACCGATAGCGAAGAAGCAAGAAAGGTAGCTCCAAATTCCATAAGAGCCCTTTTTGGTACAGATAAAGGAAAAAACGCTATACATGCCTCTGATTCCAAAGAATCAGCCTTTTACGAGATACCATATATATTTTCATCTTTAGAGATATACTCATGA
- a CDS encoding C40 family peptidase, with amino-acid sequence MKKVLFAFGILAFGVSISLGDPIKRIINEYSNATYRVRNDDIIGDYIRQNIDYANRGFRPASYTYKTYGKSYSYKDINRNFIERLKEVAFQYLGIPYRFGGNSRYGIDCSAFTQDVFRQLGINLPRTAREQARLGKLVRHHLKPGDLLFFSTYAPYPSHVGIYIGNGKMIEASSVYGRVIVDDVANDPYLTRHFLFAKRILP; translated from the coding sequence ATGAAAAAGGTGCTTTTTGCTTTTGGTATATTGGCTTTTGGTGTAAGTATAAGTTTGGGAGATCCTATAAAGCGCATAATAAATGAATACAGCAACGCCACTTATAGAGTAAGAAACGACGATATTATAGGCGATTACATAAGACAAAACATAGATTACGCCAACAGGGGATTTCGCCCCGCTTCTTACACTTACAAAACCTACGGAAAGTCTTATTCTTATAAAGATATAAATAGAAACTTTATAGAGAGATTAAAAGAAGTGGCTTTTCAATATCTTGGTATACCTTATAGATTTGGTGGTAATTCAAGGTATGGTATTGACTGTTCGGCTTTTACTCAAGATGTATTTAGACAGCTTGGTATAAACTTACCACGCACTGCCAGGGAACAAGCAAGGCTTGGAAAACTCGTAAGACATCATCTAAAACCTGGAGATTTGCTGTTTTTCTCCACATACGCTCCCTATCCGTCTCATGTAGGTATATATATAGGAAACGGCAAGATGATAGAAGCCTCTTCTGTATACGGCAGGGTGATAGTGGACGATGTTGCCAACGACCCTTATCTGACGAGACATTTTTTGTTTGCTAAGAGGATATTGCCATAA
- a CDS encoding histidine phosphatase family protein, translating to MCRLILVRHAESQWNPIGRYQGILDPDLSQRGELQAKALAIHIKKEFPHVEAIYSSPLTRTRKTAQAIGDAIGKDIILDQRLIEIDHGEWAGELVDDIEKKYKEDFETWMKAPHKIRFPKGESLKEVFDRTVDFISFIKATYKDKTIIAVSHSVPMRVFYCAVLGIDLSHFWAFGCDNASYSILSLGEQDIIQKLNISCHLGELYAEAHRAI from the coding sequence ATGTGTAGATTGATTCTTGTAAGACACGCCGAAAGTCAGTGGAATCCCATAGGAAGGTATCAAGGGATTTTAGATCCAGATCTCTCACAAAGAGGTGAGCTTCAGGCAAAGGCTTTGGCCATCCATATAAAAAAAGAGTTTCCACATGTAGAGGCTATATATTCATCTCCTCTTACTAGAACAAGAAAAACCGCCCAAGCCATAGGGGATGCCATCGGTAAAGATATTATCTTAGATCAAAGGCTCATTGAGATAGACCACGGAGAATGGGCTGGTGAGCTTGTGGATGATATAGAAAAAAAATACAAAGAAGATTTTGAAACTTGGATGAAGGCTCCTCATAAGATAAGATTTCCAAAAGGGGAATCTTTAAAAGAGGTTTTTGATAGAACGGTAGATTTTATATCTTTCATAAAAGCCACATACAAGGATAAAACTATAATAGCAGTTTCTCACTCGGTACCTATGAGGGTGTTTTACTGTGCTGTGCTTGGTATTGATTTGTCTCACTTTTGGGCTTTTGGATGCGATAACGCCTCTTATTCTATTTTGAGTTTGGGAGAGCAAGATATAATTCAAAAGCTAAATATAAGCTGTCATTTAGGAGAATTATATGCTGAAGCGCATAGGGCTATTTAG
- the radA gene encoding DNA repair protein RadA, whose translation MAKEKTTYVCQNCGQTYIKWVGRCSACGEWNSVVEEKLTISENIVKSFEKPTKLVDIEKEQLFRTSTGYKTLDMALGGGIVKGQVILLSGEPGIGKSTLLLKIADFMSREHVVIYASGEESSSQISIRASRMDINSSNLYILNSTNIEHIISCAKEYNAKALIIDSIQTMYTNALESSPGSVAQVRESTFKLVEFCKSSAIPCFIVGHINKEGAIAGPKVLEHIVDTVCQFEGERFNLYRVLMILKNRYGATGEMAVFKMEDRGLTEVLEPSLFFLSERKENAIGSVIFPHTEGTKPILVEIQALVLKALYTTPQRKTQGFDVNRLAIILGVLEKEARIFTRDSDVYVNVVSGIEIQEPACDLAIAIAIASSKKEKPISKDTAIFGELGLGGEIRAVHHVEARLKELERFGIKKVVLPKSSIKDLPKTDLELFGVSHIMEAIDIAI comes from the coding sequence ATGGCGAAGGAAAAAACCACTTACGTATGTCAAAACTGCGGTCAAACTTATATAAAATGGGTTGGTAGGTGTAGTGCTTGTGGTGAATGGAATTCTGTTGTAGAAGAAAAGCTCACCATATCAGAAAATATAGTTAAATCTTTTGAAAAGCCTACAAAACTTGTGGATATAGAAAAAGAACAACTTTTTAGGACTTCCACTGGCTATAAAACCCTTGATATGGCTTTAGGCGGTGGGATTGTAAAAGGGCAGGTGATACTTTTAAGCGGTGAGCCTGGTATTGGAAAATCTACGCTTTTATTAAAAATAGCAGATTTTATGTCAAGAGAACATGTTGTGATATACGCTTCTGGGGAAGAGTCTTCCTCTCAAATATCTATAAGAGCGAGCAGAATGGATATAAACTCATCAAATCTATATATATTAAATTCTACAAATATAGAGCATATAATATCTTGTGCAAAAGAATACAACGCCAAAGCTCTCATAATAGACTCTATACAAACAATGTATACCAACGCTTTGGAGTCTTCGCCGGGATCTGTGGCTCAAGTGAGGGAATCTACTTTTAAACTTGTGGAATTTTGTAAAAGTAGCGCTATACCCTGTTTTATAGTGGGGCATATAAATAAAGAAGGTGCTATAGCTGGACCAAAGGTATTGGAGCACATAGTGGATACCGTATGTCAATTTGAAGGAGAGCGCTTTAACCTTTACAGAGTTTTAATGATTTTAAAAAATAGATATGGAGCTACAGGTGAAATGGCTGTCTTTAAGATGGAAGATAGAGGGCTTACAGAAGTGTTAGAGCCTTCTTTGTTTTTCTTGAGTGAAAGAAAAGAAAACGCCATAGGTTCTGTAATATTTCCCCATACCGAAGGCACAAAGCCAATACTTGTAGAGATTCAAGCTCTTGTCCTAAAAGCTCTATACACCACCCCTCAGCGTAAAACTCAAGGTTTTGATGTAAATAGACTTGCCATAATTCTTGGTGTGCTTGAAAAAGAAGCGAGGATTTTTACAAGAGATTCAGATGTTTATGTAAATGTAGTTAGTGGCATTGAGATACAAGAACCAGCCTGTGATTTGGCTATCGCTATAGCTATAGCTTCTTCAAAAAAAGAAAAACCTATATCAAAAGATACAGCTATCTTTGGAGAACTCGGCTTAGGTGGTGAGATAAGAGCTGTGCATCATGTGGAAGCAAGACTAAAAGAGCTAGAGCGCTTTGGTATAAAAAAGGTTGTTTTGCCTAAAAGCTCAATAAAAGATTTACCTAAGACAGATCTTGAACTTTTTGGTGTAAGCCATATAATGGAAGCTATTGATATAGCTATTTGA
- a CDS encoding MotA/TolQ/ExbB proton channel family protein encodes MDDIMIIIQRGGIVIYPLLVLSIISWAIILERAFSLRLSRFLPKGYAQIKALILGRNIDAAVKMLETQDTNASKAFLSLLKAYLKGRRDSYQLNRIAEDAFSYVISDADKNLVLLSTVASVSPLLGLFGTITGLIKVFAAFSTSETQSAMYLLANGISEALTAAATGLAVAIPALFFYWVYKAVENRIVSKIETEVKEIIDAISEG; translated from the coding sequence ATGGATGATATTATGATAATAATTCAAAGGGGTGGTATAGTAATATATCCTCTTTTGGTACTTTCTATTATATCTTGGGCTATTATATTAGAAAGGGCTTTCTCTCTTAGACTAAGCAGATTTTTGCCAAAAGGATACGCTCAGATAAAAGCTCTTATACTTGGTAGAAATATAGATGCTGCTGTTAAAATGCTTGAAACTCAAGACACAAACGCTTCAAAGGCTTTTTTATCGCTTTTAAAAGCCTATCTAAAAGGAAGAAGAGACTCCTATCAGTTAAATAGAATTGCAGAAGATGCTTTTTCTTATGTAATATCGGATGCAGATAAAAATTTGGTTTTACTTTCTACAGTAGCTTCGGTATCTCCGCTTTTAGGATTATTTGGTACCATAACAGGTCTTATAAAGGTTTTTGCGGCATTCTCTACTTCTGAAACCCAATCTGCTATGTATCTTTTGGCAAACGGTATAAGCGAAGCTCTTACAGCAGCGGCTACAGGGCTTGCGGTGGCTATACCAGCTTTATTTTTTTACTGGGTTTACAAAGCCGTAGAAAATCGTATAGTATCTAAAATAGAAACAGAAGTAAAAGAGATAATAGACGCCATATCGGAGGGATAA
- a CDS encoding YdcF family protein — translation MIFFLFKKILTSILIPPGIFIITFFFVSFFVRNKKIKILSFGMSILLYLLSITPVKDALITPLEHTYSQPKGFLNANAIVVLGGGYYKNGNLSGETVKRLLAGVYLSYKTKIPLILSGIDIKYLPKNTPIVKLINAIDIGNIYEDVKSKDTMQNAAQSYKVCTRYITPDCDSIILVTSAYHMPRAKMLFDRFFKNVIPYPVDYKEDLRYNIRSFLPNMSDLENSTKAIREYLGILYYFIILKVI, via the coding sequence ATGATATTTTTCCTTTTTAAAAAAATTTTAACTTCCATTCTAATACCTCCCGGTATTTTTATAATAACGTTTTTCTTTGTAAGCTTTTTTGTTAGAAATAAGAAAATAAAAATACTCTCATTTGGTATGAGTATACTTCTTTATCTTCTTTCTATAACCCCTGTAAAAGATGCTCTTATAACGCCTTTGGAGCATACCTACAGTCAACCAAAAGGCTTTTTAAACGCCAACGCGATAGTTGTACTTGGTGGTGGGTATTACAAAAACGGCAACTTATCTGGTGAAACTGTTAAAAGGCTTTTGGCAGGTGTTTATCTGTCTTATAAGACAAAAATTCCTCTCATACTCTCTGGTATTGATATAAAATACCTTCCTAAAAATACACCTATAGTAAAGCTTATAAACGCTATAGATATAGGAAATATATATGAAGATGTTAAAAGCAAAGATACTATGCAAAACGCAGCCCAAAGCTATAAGGTATGTACTCGCTACATAACACCAGATTGCGACAGTATAATACTTGTAACATCTGCCTATCATATGCCAAGAGCAAAGATGCTTTTTGATAGATTTTTTAAAAACGTAATACCTTATCCTGTAGATTACAAAGAGGACCTAAGATACAACATAAGGAGCTTTTTGCCAAATATGTCAGATTTGGAAAACTCTACGAAAGCCATTAGAGAATATCTTGGTATATTATACTATTTTATAATTTTAAAGGTAATCTGA
- a CDS encoding tetratricopeptide repeat protein: MLKRIGLFSLFIFFIVASFATDPTKINIKELKQEQASSNKTGIPHQLNLNVQVISQFNIDKPPLEPPAKLRAPSFKELDLSGEVLQAPAYMELTPVQKLKNSSFISCGEPDDVADYSSMVSDYLSGDYKGVERNFQRLLKYTYSPYLPMGYYVMGMTRLKENNELSARDMFYNSCKYTSMYQQSACEGYYALSLKLNQKPVFINSPTYHKKLWETVFAIKNGGRYSTVDCSEFVFKNYCSYINDFIQGIIIPGYYQNSLFFRSGIINYFSKKYDIAKQIFETIYTNYSLPYSLRYKALYYLALIDLKNKKYEKALEKAVMIENLYPGSDLALNLYALIGEESPKGAAVASILSNNKYSILTKLAAVQAYNNGDYNYAKLLFLKIKDYKDAVYACVKAKDYKDAINILQMMPNHDEFYYKWLAESYYYTKHLIALRNLLRSEGFKRYTELHNYYEGWYYFKLGDYQKALTYFTSRYYRAIVYFNMGDYKDVIRLLENPSTYDERILLAKAYLSIDEPAKAREVLKPTTAEAKYLYGLSYFIQDDYQDAIRYFKEIVSSERFGARALLKLGDAYYNLGDINKAIYYYQKVVENYPNSKEAMEASYDIISSRIKNPSKNLEVAIKQFIERYKNNPLSEDLKYQLANIYIKQGKKEEAYNLLSTIVGGPRYRAMLKMAMLELDPHKKEELLINVIDNAQGETKEKAKELLADLYLKEGHINKAAAIYSTGDEKDLIHAYEIYISNHMLNKAKDILNRLISQYQDDKVRALALEAFNTFKDPSLLKFASNSQDPSIRAKAFYELGNYYLSQGDKNKALKEYVSVVILTPNEQDMYKDSILKASKILISMHAYEDASCLLDKLNMNSLSNQELYYVKSLKRRLPACKNKNLLNIGG; the protein is encoded by the coding sequence ATGCTGAAGCGCATAGGGCTATTTAGCTTATTTATATTTTTTATAGTAGCGTCTTTTGCTACGGACCCCACAAAGATAAATATAAAAGAGCTAAAACAAGAACAAGCATCTTCCAATAAAACAGGAATTCCCCATCAATTAAATTTAAACGTCCAGGTGATAAGCCAATTTAACATAGACAAACCACCCTTAGAACCACCAGCTAAGCTAAGAGCCCCTTCTTTTAAAGAGCTTGATTTAAGTGGTGAGGTGCTCCAAGCCCCTGCTTATATGGAACTTACTCCAGTCCAAAAGCTAAAAAACTCCTCTTTTATAAGCTGTGGCGAGCCGGATGATGTAGCAGATTACTCAAGCATGGTATCTGATTATCTAAGCGGTGATTATAAAGGTGTTGAGAGAAATTTTCAAAGGCTTTTAAAATATACTTATTCACCTTACCTTCCAATGGGATACTACGTAATGGGTATGACAAGGCTAAAAGAAAACAACGAGCTTTCTGCAAGGGATATGTTTTATAACTCTTGTAAATACACTTCTATGTATCAGCAAAGTGCCTGTGAAGGTTATTATGCTCTTAGTTTGAAGCTCAATCAAAAACCAGTTTTTATAAATTCCCCCACTTATCATAAAAAGCTTTGGGAAACTGTGTTTGCTATAAAAAATGGTGGTAGGTACTCCACTGTAGATTGTAGTGAGTTTGTTTTTAAAAATTACTGCTCTTATATAAACGATTTTATCCAAGGTATCATAATACCTGGTTATTATCAAAATAGCCTATTTTTTAGGTCTGGTATTATAAACTACTTTTCTAAAAAATACGACATAGCAAAGCAAATTTTTGAGACCATATACACAAACTACTCTCTTCCTTACAGCCTAAGGTATAAAGCCCTTTATTACCTTGCTTTGATAGATTTGAAAAATAAAAAATACGAAAAAGCCTTAGAAAAAGCTGTAATGATAGAAAATCTTTACCCTGGTTCTGATTTGGCTTTAAACCTATATGCTCTTATAGGCGAAGAAAGTCCTAAAGGCGCAGCCGTTGCTTCTATCCTATCAAACAACAAATACAGTATCCTTACAAAGTTAGCGGCGGTCCAAGCTTACAACAACGGTGATTACAACTATGCAAAGCTTTTATTCCTAAAGATAAAAGACTATAAGGATGCAGTTTATGCTTGTGTAAAAGCCAAAGACTATAAAGATGCTATAAATATTTTACAAATGATGCCAAACCACGATGAGTTTTATTACAAATGGCTTGCAGAGAGCTATTATTATACTAAACATCTCATAGCCCTTAGAAATCTTTTAAGAAGCGAAGGTTTCAAACGCTATACTGAGCTTCACAACTACTATGAAGGATGGTATTATTTCAAGCTTGGAGACTATCAAAAAGCTTTAACTTACTTCACAAGCAGATACTATAGGGCTATAGTCTATTTTAACATGGGAGATTATAAAGACGTCATAAGGCTTTTAGAAAACCCATCTACCTATGACGAAAGGATACTTCTTGCCAAAGCTTACTTATCTATAGATGAACCCGCTAAAGCAAGGGAAGTGTTAAAACCAACCACTGCTGAAGCCAAATATCTTTATGGGCTTTCTTACTTTATACAAGATGATTATCAAGATGCTATAAGATATTTTAAAGAAATAGTTTCTTCCGAACGCTTTGGAGCGAGGGCGCTTCTTAAGCTTGGCGATGCTTACTACAATTTAGGCGATATCAACAAAGCCATTTACTATTATCAAAAGGTAGTGGAAAACTATCCAAACTCAAAAGAGGCTATGGAAGCTTCTTACGATATTATATCTTCTCGCATTAAAAATCCTTCTAAGAATTTGGAAGTGGCCATAAAGCAGTTTATAGAAAGATATAAAAATAACCCCCTTTCTGAAGATCTAAAGTATCAGCTTGCAAACATTTATATAAAGCAAGGTAAAAAAGAAGAAGCTTACAACCTCTTATCCACTATAGTTGGTGGTCCTCGCTACAGGGCTATGCTAAAAATGGCTATGTTAGAACTAGATCCTCACAAAAAAGAGGAGCTTCTTATAAACGTAATAGACAACGCTCAAGGAGAAACTAAAGAAAAGGCAAAGGAACTCTTGGCAGATTTATATTTAAAAGAAGGGCATATAAACAAAGCTGCCGCTATATATTCTACCGGTGATGAAAAAGACTTGATACACGCTTACGAGATATACATATCAAACCATATGTTAAACAAAGCAAAGGATATACTAAATAGACTTATATCCCAATACCAAGATGATAAAGTGAGGGCTTTGGCTTTAGAGGCTTTTAATACCTTCAAAGATCCAAGCCTTCTTAAGTTTGCATCAAATTCGCAAGATCCTTCCATAAGGGCTAAGGCTTTCTATGAGTTAGGAAACTATTATCTTTCTCAGGGTGATAAAAATAAGGCTTTAAAAGAATATGTTAGCGTTGTCATACTTACTCCAAACGAGCAGGATATGTATAAGGATTCTATATTAAAAGCCTCAAAGATTTTGATAAGTATGCACGCTTACGAAGATGCTTCTTGTCTTTTGGATAAGCTAAACATGAATTCTCTGTCCAATCAAGAGCTGTATTATGTAAAAAGCCTTAAACGCCGTTTACCGGCTTGTAAAAACAAAAATCTTTTAAACATTGGAGGTTAA